A region from the Geobacter benzoatilyticus genome encodes:
- a CDS encoding potassium transporter Kup: MKMNSSQNQNRSQHASLVMAALGIVYGDIGTSPLYALRECFHGTYPHPATPDNVLGALSLITWSLIVVVSIKYLVFVLRADNRGEGGILALMALLTPWRQNRRFSQRLILVIGLFGAALLYGDGAITPAISVLSAVEGLKVATPVLQPYIVPTTVTILTLLFLLQRRGTARVGALFGPVMVVWFAVLALLGVRGISLAPEVLDSINPLHGFRFIMREGWDGVYVLGAVFLVVTGGEALYADMGHLGRSPIRLAWFCGVLPALLLNYFGQGALLLKNPAEATEPFYHLAPPWALYPLVCLATLATIIASQAVISGVFSLTNQAIQLDVSPRMRVIQTSSEEIGQIYIPAANFGLMTITILLVLGFQSSSSLAAAYGVAVSTTMVITTVLVCYVMRRLWRWSVVAAGGLTIAFLVVDLSFFGANILKLLNGGWFPLLAGITVFVLMTTWRRGRELLATQLLDSVTSISKFLERTIADPPNRVPGTAVFMAKQSDSTLPILLHHLEHNKVFHEQVIILKVETEDIPRVPAAERIVLTDLGQGFHQLIARYGFMQSPNVPVILRECEPLGLVVDPNDVTYYLGRETPIPTPRISGMPLWRERLFSFMFRNSLQATAFFNIPPNRVVEIGIQVEI, translated from the coding sequence ATGAAAATGAACAGCTCTCAAAATCAGAACAGATCCCAGCATGCAAGCCTCGTTATGGCCGCTTTGGGGATCGTCTACGGCGACATCGGCACGAGCCCGTTGTATGCCCTGCGGGAGTGTTTTCACGGAACGTACCCCCACCCGGCAACACCGGACAATGTCCTCGGTGCCCTGTCGCTCATTACCTGGTCCCTCATTGTCGTAGTTTCAATCAAGTATCTCGTTTTCGTTTTGAGGGCGGACAACCGTGGAGAAGGGGGGATTCTGGCCCTGATGGCGCTGCTCACTCCCTGGCGTCAGAATCGCAGGTTCTCGCAACGGCTAATCCTGGTGATCGGGCTCTTCGGAGCAGCCCTTCTTTATGGGGATGGCGCCATTACGCCGGCTATTTCGGTGTTGAGCGCCGTCGAGGGGCTCAAGGTCGCAACACCGGTTTTGCAACCCTATATCGTTCCGACAACCGTGACGATCCTGACACTTCTCTTCCTTCTCCAGCGCAGAGGTACCGCCCGAGTGGGGGCGCTCTTCGGCCCAGTTATGGTGGTCTGGTTCGCGGTACTCGCTCTTCTCGGAGTACGGGGGATTTCCCTGGCGCCCGAAGTGCTCGACTCTATCAATCCGCTCCATGGTTTCCGATTCATCATGCGGGAAGGGTGGGACGGGGTCTACGTTCTTGGTGCCGTCTTCCTGGTAGTGACCGGCGGCGAAGCTCTCTACGCCGATATGGGGCACCTGGGCCGCAGCCCCATTCGTCTTGCCTGGTTCTGTGGGGTGCTTCCTGCGCTGCTCCTCAATTACTTCGGGCAGGGGGCGCTCTTGCTCAAGAATCCTGCCGAAGCAACCGAGCCATTTTATCATCTCGCCCCTCCGTGGGCCCTTTACCCGCTGGTGTGTCTTGCGACCTTAGCCACCATCATCGCCTCCCAGGCGGTCATCTCCGGGGTCTTTTCCCTGACGAATCAGGCCATACAGCTAGATGTGTCGCCCAGAATGAGGGTGATACAGACATCGTCCGAGGAGATTGGGCAGATCTATATCCCGGCGGCAAACTTTGGTCTCATGACCATTACGATTCTCCTGGTATTGGGGTTCCAGAGTTCCAGCAGCCTCGCCGCCGCCTACGGAGTAGCGGTGTCGACGACCATGGTGATTACCACGGTCCTCGTCTGCTATGTCATGAGGAGGCTGTGGCGGTGGTCTGTCGTCGCCGCCGGGGGGCTCACCATTGCCTTTCTGGTGGTTGACCTGTCGTTCTTCGGGGCCAACATCCTCAAGTTGCTGAATGGCGGCTGGTTTCCTCTCCTTGCCGGCATTACGGTCTTTGTGCTCATGACGACCTGGCGGCGCGGACGGGAACTCCTCGCAACCCAACTCCTTGACAGTGTTACAAGTATTTCCAAGTTCCTGGAACGGACTATCGCAGATCCCCCCAACCGGGTGCCGGGAACGGCGGTGTTCATGGCGAAACAGAGTGACAGCACGCTTCCCATACTTCTTCACCACCTGGAGCACAACAAGGTGTTTCATGAGCAGGTCATCATCCTCAAAGTGGAAACCGAGGACATTCCACGGGTGCCGGCCGCGGAGCGGATTGTCCTCACTGACCTTGGCCAGGGATTTCACCAGCTCATAGCCCGCTATGGATTCATGCAGAGCCCCAATGTCCCGGTAATTCTAAGGGAATGTGAGCCGCTCGGCCTCGTGGTCGATCCGAACGACGTCACCTATTACCTGGGCCGGGAAACCCCCATCCCCACGCCGCGCATATCCGGCATGCCCCTGTGGCGCGAGAGACTCTTTAGCTTCATGTTTCGTAACTCACTCCAGGCAACCGCGTTTTTTAACATCCCCCCCAATCGTGTTGTGGAGATTGGCATCCAGGTAGAGATCTGA
- a CDS encoding CDP-alcohol phosphatidyltransferase family protein, protein MTVHALILAEAPIRLWGLSSRQRLERILKKINITSVIDDPESVSREDSILLLRGDYLYDERLIRNLVQKSGTVLQTAAEAGSRPVAAHVAATDALLVRDVLDGKSGSAFPPSLSFETPQTLAPTYMKQLRKIDPPYLLPIVEENREKLERRLFSGSYKGVTDLVTKWLWPRPAQVVTRFCANRGITPNMVTSVSLVLVIIAGFLFYHGHFALGLAAAWGMTFLDTVDGKLARVTVNSSYFGHIFDHAIDLISPPFWYLVWGFGLASWNPGMSLSMVDAFWLIFIGYIAGRMVEGIFKKCLEPSGIFCWRPIDSYFRLITGRRNPNLILLTLGLIAGRPDLGLVAVALWTVISSIFLVVRLATGFALRIVKGPLQSWFLDIDPDEKNPTLAQRCFSNNRV, encoded by the coding sequence ATGACCGTACATGCGTTAATCCTTGCGGAGGCTCCCATCAGATTGTGGGGCCTTTCCAGCCGCCAGCGTCTCGAGCGTATCCTGAAAAAAATAAATATCACCAGTGTGATCGATGACCCTGAATCCGTCTCCAGAGAAGATTCGATTCTGCTCCTGCGAGGTGATTACCTCTATGATGAGCGTCTCATCAGGAACCTGGTCCAGAAATCCGGAACCGTTCTACAGACCGCCGCAGAAGCGGGGAGCAGGCCCGTTGCCGCCCACGTCGCGGCGACCGATGCGCTCCTTGTTCGCGATGTGCTGGACGGAAAGTCCGGCAGCGCGTTCCCTCCGTCACTTTCGTTCGAGACACCCCAGACCCTTGCGCCGACATACATGAAGCAGTTGCGCAAGATCGACCCCCCCTATCTCCTCCCCATTGTCGAGGAGAACCGGGAAAAGCTGGAACGACGCCTGTTCTCCGGGTCGTACAAGGGGGTTACCGATCTGGTCACCAAATGGCTCTGGCCCAGGCCGGCGCAGGTGGTGACCCGCTTCTGCGCCAACCGGGGCATTACCCCCAACATGGTAACCTCCGTAAGCCTGGTACTGGTAATAATCGCCGGTTTCCTCTTTTACCATGGCCACTTCGCTCTCGGTCTTGCTGCCGCCTGGGGAATGACATTCCTCGATACCGTCGACGGCAAGCTTGCGCGGGTCACCGTCAATTCCAGCTATTTCGGGCACATTTTCGACCATGCTATCGATCTGATCTCGCCCCCTTTCTGGTACCTTGTCTGGGGGTTCGGGCTGGCGAGCTGGAATCCGGGAATGTCTCTTTCGATGGTGGACGCATTCTGGCTGATCTTCATCGGGTACATTGCCGGCCGCATGGTTGAAGGGATTTTCAAAAAATGCCTGGAGCCTTCGGGGATTTTCTGCTGGCGGCCCATTGATTCTTATTTCCGCCTGATAACGGGGCGGCGCAATCCCAACCTGATCCTGCTAACCCTGGGACTCATTGCCGGACGGCCGGACCTGGGGCTGGTGGCGGTTGCCCTGTGGACGGTCATTTCCAGCATTTTCCTGGTGGTGCGGCTGGCAACCGGTTTTGCCCTCCGGATCGTCAAGGGCCCTCTGCAATCCTGGTTTCTTGACATCGATCCCGACGAGAAAAACCCCACCCTTGCCCAGCGATGTTTCTCGAACAACCGCGTGTGA
- a CDS encoding NUDIX hydrolase — protein MDTRNRTTPFTGLVVNIEQMEVRIGDKGWHTFQVVRHPGGVGVLPLHDDGTVTLIRQLRPAVDEALLEIPAGRLDPGEEPSACGLRELAEETGLSASRLDSLDVILTSPGVFDEAIHLYLATGLFQGDAEPEEYEEIEAVRMTLDEALTMATDGRIRDSKTIISLFRAKALLP, from the coding sequence ATGGATACCCGTAATCGAACCACCCCCTTCACGGGGCTTGTGGTCAACATAGAGCAGATGGAAGTGCGTATCGGCGACAAGGGGTGGCACACGTTCCAGGTGGTGCGCCATCCGGGAGGGGTCGGTGTTCTGCCGCTCCACGACGACGGCACGGTGACCCTTATCCGGCAGCTGCGCCCCGCGGTGGATGAAGCGTTGCTGGAGATACCGGCGGGACGCCTCGATCCCGGGGAGGAGCCTTCGGCGTGCGGCCTCCGGGAGTTGGCCGAGGAAACGGGGCTCTCTGCGTCCCGGCTCGACTCCCTCGACGTTATCCTCACCTCGCCGGGTGTCTTCGACGAGGCAATCCATCTCTACCTGGCCACCGGTCTTTTCCAGGGGGATGCCGAGCCGGAGGAGTACGAGGAGATTGAAGCGGTGCGAATGACCTTGGACGAAGCCCTCACCATGGCAACGGATGGCCGTATCCGCGACAGCAAGACGATTATTTCCCTATTCAGGGCCAAGGCGCTGCTGCCGTGA
- a CDS encoding diacylglycerol/lipid kinase family protein, which yields MRGGIPSPPDLHDLARCRAVTIGMVTNPRSGGNKKGLGKIREFLARNPGIHHGEAVTPSEVQGVLADFASKGVNLLVVNGGDGTVQSVLTALYVRSLFSVPPLLALLQAGTTSMLSRDVGVRGTPLAALAKILDWSTGAGAGNQSVFERPVLKISQADDSEPICGMFFGAGAIPQGIDLCHTSMNPNGVRGELLPGLIIARFLLAVLTGKGTFVPSTDMEIRFDAAPPLENSYLFAMISTLERLFLGLHPFWGTEAAPLRFTALKANPPYLLRNLPYLLRGRRTTTASPENGFFSHNVWEITLDFKGKFTLDGEIFEAKGPLIIEPAGPARFLKI from the coding sequence GTGAGAGGGGGAATCCCCTCGCCGCCGGATCTCCATGACCTTGCCCGGTGCCGTGCCGTGACCATCGGCATGGTCACGAACCCCCGGAGCGGAGGCAATAAGAAGGGCCTCGGCAAAATCCGGGAATTTCTGGCCCGGAATCCCGGGATCCACCATGGGGAGGCCGTCACTCCTTCGGAAGTGCAGGGGGTTCTTGCCGATTTTGCTTCGAAAGGTGTGAACCTGCTGGTGGTCAATGGGGGAGATGGGACAGTCCAGTCGGTCCTGACCGCCCTTTACGTGCGCTCGCTTTTTTCTGTCCCCCCTCTCCTCGCCCTGCTGCAGGCCGGGACCACCAGCATGCTCTCCCGTGATGTGGGGGTCCGCGGCACTCCTTTGGCCGCTCTGGCGAAGATTCTTGACTGGAGTACCGGTGCCGGAGCGGGCAATCAATCCGTCTTCGAGCGCCCCGTACTGAAAATCAGCCAGGCAGACGATTCGGAGCCGATCTGCGGCATGTTCTTCGGCGCGGGAGCCATCCCGCAGGGGATCGACCTCTGCCATACCAGCATGAACCCCAACGGCGTTCGCGGAGAACTGCTGCCGGGACTTATAATTGCCCGGTTCCTGCTGGCGGTCCTAACCGGCAAAGGGACCTTCGTCCCTTCGACCGATATGGAGATCCGTTTCGACGCAGCTCCTCCCCTGGAAAACTCATACCTTTTCGCCATGATCAGCACCCTGGAGCGCCTCTTCCTCGGCCTGCATCCCTTCTGGGGAACCGAGGCCGCGCCGCTCCGGTTTACCGCGCTGAAAGCGAATCCCCCCTATTTGCTCCGCAATCTGCCGTACTTGCTGCGAGGCCGGCGCACCACAACGGCCTCGCCGGAAAACGGCTTTTTCAGCCACAATGTCTGGGAAATCACCCTGGATTTTAAGGGTAAATTCACTCTCGACGGAGAAATCTTCGAGGCAAAAGGTCCATTAATCATTGAGCCGGCAGGCCCTGCCCGGTTTCTGAAAATCTGA
- a CDS encoding RluA family pseudouridine synthase: protein MILIARAGTEEAGMRLDDGAVRLFPQLSKTRVRKIIDWGGCTVAGAMVRVASRTLRAGDEIVLGVMEPERYREISYTRDELLLENADYLAVNKAAGLNCQRTPYQLKGTVEHAVALYLRSIGSQEPARVIHRLDRGTSGVMIFPKTKQAAAHISARLKEGRVEKIYWAIVAAEPESEQWEVDAPIAKVGSARYGVATPGREARTRFTVIGRGVGGFLVEARPLTGRTHQIRVHLAHCGLPIVGDSTYGGEQAPRMMLHCRAMTFTAADGGPVAAEAPLDAAFREACAGRGIPLVPAA from the coding sequence GTGATTCTAATCGCACGGGCAGGAACTGAAGAGGCGGGGATGCGGCTTGACGACGGGGCGGTGCGGCTCTTCCCGCAGCTTTCCAAGACCCGCGTCCGCAAGATCATCGACTGGGGGGGATGCACCGTGGCCGGCGCCATGGTGCGGGTCGCCTCCCGGACTCTGCGGGCGGGGGATGAGATCGTTCTCGGCGTTATGGAGCCGGAGCGCTACCGGGAGATATCCTACACCCGGGATGAGCTCCTCTTGGAGAATGCCGATTACCTGGCGGTGAACAAGGCCGCCGGTCTCAACTGCCAGCGGACCCCCTATCAGCTCAAGGGGACCGTGGAGCATGCCGTCGCCCTCTACCTGCGCTCCATCGGCAGCCAGGAGCCGGCAAGGGTGATCCATCGCCTTGACCGCGGCACCTCGGGGGTGATGATCTTCCCCAAGACAAAACAGGCTGCAGCCCACATCTCTGCCCGGCTGAAAGAGGGGCGGGTGGAGAAAATCTACTGGGCCATCGTGGCGGCGGAACCGGAATCGGAGCAGTGGGAGGTGGACGCCCCCATCGCCAAGGTTGGGAGCGCCCGCTACGGGGTGGCCACCCCCGGTCGGGAAGCCCGTACCCGCTTCACCGTCATCGGCCGGGGCGTAGGGGGCTTCCTCGTGGAGGCCCGCCCCCTCACCGGCCGCACCCACCAGATACGGGTCCACCTGGCCCATTGCGGGCTTCCCATCGTGGGAGACTCCACTTACGGCGGCGAGCAGGCCCCGCGCATGATGCTCCACTGCCGGGCCATGACGTTCACCGCGGCCGATGGGGGGCCGGTTGCGGCCGAAGCCCCCCTTGATGCGGCCTTCCGAGAGGCGTGCGCCGGCCGGGGCATACCGCTGGTTCCAGCCGCTTAA
- a CDS encoding transglutaminase domain-containing protein: MMRFARSLVLSLSCILVLALAAVAVSAATNPLPLPAKPPLGERWFGIFLGSERTGFAHQSIVQKDGGFDISVEGSVKMVVMGFSREASSRERYFVGPDLSLRSFEVEQVLDGTPMRLAGEATPKGIKVVVESGGSKKEKFLAAKGPVYPPAAMNILPLLKKTAAGKRLRVQMLDVEAAKLKAVTVTVLGYETLPDGTRALHLRNDLFPLVDNDIWVDAAGNTVRESVRDGLVETVAEDGESVRRFIADAALSRRDLVFDFSLVRVEPPIAKPALLTRLVMELDGIPPAMPLIQGGGQSARRTAGTTVVFTIEPLKAEMASDTEAVLRSFTEESDRLPAKHPDIIARSREAVGEETDPRKRVEKLVQWVAAAVEDTVTDAPSPLDTLALRKGNCQSHARLYASLARAAGIPTRFVSGLVYLEGKGFLYHSWAESFVNGKWLQVDPTFGQVPVDATHVKLVEGEGPDDLAAIAGVVGKIKARVLEAK, encoded by the coding sequence ATGATGCGTTTTGCCCGCTCCCTTGTCTTAAGCCTTAGCTGTATTCTCGTCCTTGCCCTCGCTGCGGTTGCCGTCAGCGCTGCGACAAATCCGCTTCCACTGCCGGCGAAGCCTCCTCTCGGCGAGCGGTGGTTCGGCATTTTCCTGGGGAGCGAACGCACCGGCTTCGCCCACCAGAGTATCGTCCAGAAGGATGGAGGGTTCGATATATCAGTGGAGGGGAGCGTGAAGATGGTCGTCATGGGATTTTCCCGCGAGGCATCTTCGCGCGAACGGTATTTCGTGGGGCCTGACCTTTCCCTGAGGTCGTTCGAGGTGGAGCAGGTTCTCGACGGCACCCCCATGAGGCTAGCCGGGGAGGCAACTCCCAAGGGGATCAAGGTTGTTGTGGAGTCGGGAGGGTCGAAAAAAGAGAAGTTTCTTGCGGCCAAGGGGCCGGTTTATCCGCCTGCGGCCATGAATATCCTCCCTCTTCTGAAAAAAACCGCAGCGGGCAAGCGCCTGCGGGTTCAGATGCTCGATGTCGAGGCGGCAAAGCTGAAAGCGGTGACCGTTACGGTACTGGGATATGAGACCTTGCCGGATGGAACCCGGGCGCTTCACCTCCGCAACGACCTCTTCCCCCTGGTGGACAACGACATCTGGGTGGATGCGGCAGGGAACACGGTCCGTGAATCGGTGCGGGACGGCCTTGTCGAGACCGTTGCCGAGGATGGGGAGAGCGTCCGGCGGTTTATTGCGGATGCGGCCCTCTCCCGTCGGGATCTTGTCTTTGACTTCAGCCTGGTGAGGGTCGAGCCACCCATCGCCAAACCTGCCCTCCTCACCCGGCTCGTTATGGAACTGGACGGCATTCCCCCGGCCATGCCCCTAATTCAGGGGGGGGGGCAGAGTGCCCGCAGAACTGCCGGGACAACGGTGGTATTCACCATTGAACCCCTGAAGGCTGAGATGGCATCCGATACCGAAGCGGTTCTCCGCAGCTTCACCGAAGAATCTGACCGGCTCCCGGCGAAGCACCCCGACATCATTGCCCGGTCCCGGGAAGCGGTGGGGGAAGAGACCGATCCCCGCAAGCGGGTGGAGAAGCTGGTGCAGTGGGTGGCGGCTGCCGTGGAGGATACGGTTACCGATGCTCCCTCGCCCCTCGATACCCTTGCCTTGCGGAAGGGAAATTGCCAGTCCCACGCCCGCCTCTATGCATCACTCGCACGGGCTGCGGGGATTCCCACCCGCTTCGTCTCGGGGCTCGTGTATCTGGAGGGGAAGGGATTTCTCTATCACAGTTGGGCCGAAAGCTTTGTGAACGGGAAATGGCTCCAGGTGGACCCCACCTTCGGCCAGGTGCCCGTTGATGCCACCCATGTGAAGCTTGTGGAGGGTGAGGGCCCCGACGACCTGGCGGCCATCGCCGGGGTGGTGGGAAAGATCAAAGCGCGGGTGTTGGAAGCAAAGTAA
- a CDS encoding diguanylate cyclase translates to MAGSRKIVSARELDLLRRLLRERTEELERANERLFMANQVKSEFLSHMSREFQRPLDHIVGFASCLRDGAMGEINPDQRRCLDTIIIRGIRLQRMLERVLELCSVDLGMTVFLPKEFAVQDAFDRVIARLKDAAEKRGVALDAGSAGEESILTADEGKFSFIIEELATNALKFSPKGSRVSIRLRDVAPGGVNERYLEVSVSDQGRGIPETELGQIFKSFEMGGGMAAGPGSLGLGLALVKHFVDLHGGRIAVQSRTGKGSTFTVLFPKGGPPVHMVRTPRVLVAGLEGEVAGPLLAGLREEGYDTISASSGPDALDKGISMAPDLCILSLSLPEVGGIDVCLRLKAHERSKQIPVIITASYPDRSAKVGSAQAGADGFFVLPSEMGELLLKARSLITQKLNYDFLKRNYEIAASEAFTDPLTGLFNLRQFWLSLDHELARARRYRRKCSLAMIDIDFFKQYNDRHGHLRGDEVLKEVGGLFSASIRNSDIAARYGGEEFMVIMPETNRDLASIAGEKLRRAVADHPFPLQETQPGGTLTVSVGIATFPDDATTARELVDAADQALYRAKQQGRNRVECYGDACGE, encoded by the coding sequence ATGGCCGGATCACGGAAGATCGTCAGCGCCCGGGAGCTGGACCTCCTGCGCCGCCTGCTCCGGGAGCGGACCGAAGAGCTGGAGCGGGCCAACGAGCGCCTTTTCATGGCGAACCAGGTGAAATCGGAATTCCTCTCCCACATGTCACGGGAATTCCAGCGCCCCCTGGACCATATCGTCGGTTTCGCCTCCTGCCTCCGTGACGGCGCCATGGGGGAAATCAACCCGGACCAGCGCCGCTGCCTGGATACCATAATAATTCGGGGAATCAGGCTCCAGCGGATGCTCGAACGGGTCCTGGAGCTTTGCAGCGTCGACCTGGGGATGACGGTTTTCCTCCCCAAAGAGTTCGCCGTACAGGATGCCTTTGACCGGGTAATTGCCAGGCTGAAAGATGCGGCGGAAAAGCGGGGGGTTGCCCTGGATGCCGGCAGCGCCGGCGAGGAAAGCATCCTTACGGCCGACGAGGGGAAGTTTTCCTTCATCATTGAAGAGCTGGCCACAAACGCCCTCAAATTCTCGCCGAAGGGATCGCGGGTCTCCATACGCCTGAGGGATGTGGCACCGGGAGGAGTGAACGAGCGGTACCTGGAGGTATCGGTTTCAGACCAGGGGAGGGGAATCCCGGAAACGGAACTGGGGCAGATATTCAAGAGCTTCGAGATGGGTGGCGGGATGGCCGCCGGACCCGGAAGCCTCGGTCTCGGCCTTGCGCTGGTTAAGCATTTCGTGGATCTTCACGGGGGGCGCATCGCCGTCCAAAGCCGTACCGGCAAGGGTAGCACTTTCACGGTCCTCTTCCCCAAGGGGGGACCGCCCGTTCACATGGTGCGCACGCCGCGGGTTCTGGTGGCCGGGCTCGAAGGGGAGGTTGCCGGACCTCTCCTGGCCGGGCTCCGGGAAGAAGGGTATGACACCATTTCCGCTTCCAGTGGCCCCGATGCCCTCGACAAAGGGATATCCATGGCTCCCGATCTCTGTATTCTCAGCCTCTCCCTCCCGGAGGTAGGAGGGATCGATGTCTGCCTGCGGCTTAAAGCCCACGAACGGAGCAAGCAGATTCCGGTCATCATCACCGCCTCTTACCCCGACCGCTCGGCCAAGGTCGGAAGCGCCCAGGCAGGGGCCGACGGATTCTTCGTTCTTCCCTCCGAAATGGGGGAACTCCTCCTCAAGGCCCGCAGCCTCATCACCCAGAAGCTCAATTACGACTTCCTCAAGCGCAACTACGAGATTGCCGCCAGCGAGGCATTCACCGACCCTCTCACCGGTCTTTTCAACCTGCGCCAGTTCTGGCTGAGCCTGGACCACGAACTGGCCCGGGCCCGCCGCTACCGCCGCAAGTGCTCTCTCGCCATGATCGATATCGACTTTTTCAAGCAGTATAACGACCGGCACGGGCACCTGCGGGGAGACGAAGTGCTGAAGGAGGTGGGGGGGCTATTCAGCGCCAGCATCAGGAATTCGGACATCGCGGCCCGCTACGGCGGAGAAGAGTTCATGGTCATCATGCCCGAAACCAACCGCGACCTGGCGTCCATCGCGGGAGAAAAGCTGCGGCGGGCAGTGGCCGATCACCCTTTCCCCCTCCAGGAAACCCAGCCGGGCGGCACTCTGACGGTGAGCGTCGGCATAGCCACCTTCCCCGACGACGCCACCACGGCGCGGGAACTGGTCGATGCCGCGGATCAGGCCCTCTACCGGGCCAAGCAGCAGGGGAGGAACCGGGTGGAGTGTTATGGTGACGCATGCGGGGAATGA
- a CDS encoding M16 family metallopeptidase → MTTITPHLTTLPNGLRVVAVEMPHLNSAEIAVYLKVGGRHDSRDKAGLAHFLEHMIFRGNAEHPSSLELEADFEAIGGCINAATDAETTCYYTRVHPSHVAEGLRLLSVMLLSPALSGIEIEKKIITEEALEDINEQGEEVNPDNLASRLLWPGHGIGMPTIGYLDTIAGLTEEDLRDHMARHYVPENAVVVAAGQISPDEVFTAVSHAFAGWSGSSPPCQEPVCENQEAPGAIFVKDSDSQVNLQIAFRSFPRQDGRLAAARLMRRILTGGGCSRLHLSLRERLGIVYSVDAQLAAYDDTGCFAIELATAPENLSVAVAEVLRETLRLATEPVGENELGRVRQGYFFDLDYSRDSTFDMQVRYGWGELMEMMRSIEEDQAEAGAVDAAAVMATARELFSPARLNLVAVGPVKAAVKREIAAIIKRYEADFRELS, encoded by the coding sequence ATGACCACCATCACCCCACATCTGACAACACTTCCCAACGGCCTCCGCGTCGTGGCGGTGGAAATGCCCCACCTCAATTCGGCGGAGATCGCCGTCTATCTCAAGGTGGGGGGACGCCACGACAGCCGCGACAAGGCCGGGCTCGCCCACTTCCTCGAACACATGATCTTCCGCGGCAACGCCGAGCACCCATCGAGCCTTGAGCTGGAAGCCGACTTCGAGGCCATCGGCGGCTGCATCAATGCCGCCACCGACGCCGAAACCACCTGCTACTACACCAGGGTGCACCCCAGTCACGTGGCCGAGGGGCTGCGGCTGCTTTCGGTCATGCTCCTCTCCCCGGCCCTTTCGGGAATCGAGATCGAGAAAAAGATCATCACCGAAGAGGCCCTGGAGGACATCAACGAGCAGGGCGAGGAGGTCAACCCCGACAACCTGGCGAGCCGCCTCCTGTGGCCCGGCCACGGAATCGGCATGCCGACCATCGGCTATCTCGATACCATCGCTGGCCTCACCGAAGAAGATCTGCGGGATCACATGGCCCGGCACTACGTGCCTGAAAACGCCGTCGTGGTGGCGGCCGGGCAGATTTCCCCGGATGAGGTTTTCACGGCGGTGAGTCACGCGTTTGCAGGCTGGAGCGGCTCCTCCCCACCCTGTCAGGAACCGGTTTGCGAGAACCAGGAAGCTCCCGGCGCCATTTTTGTGAAAGACTCCGACAGCCAGGTTAATCTACAGATCGCCTTCCGGAGCTTCCCCCGGCAGGACGGGCGGCTGGCGGCGGCACGGCTCATGCGGCGCATTCTCACCGGCGGCGGATGCTCCCGGCTGCACCTGAGTCTGCGGGAGCGCCTCGGCATCGTCTACTCGGTGGATGCACAACTGGCGGCATACGACGACACCGGCTGTTTCGCCATTGAGCTCGCCACCGCCCCGGAGAACCTCTCCGTGGCGGTTGCGGAGGTTTTGCGCGAGACGCTGCGGCTGGCAACGGAACCCGTAGGTGAAAACGAACTGGGACGCGTGCGGCAGGGGTATTTCTTTGATCTGGATTACAGCAGGGACTCCACTTTCGATATGCAGGTGCGCTACGGGTGGGGCGAGCTGATGGAAATGATGCGAAGCATCGAAGAGGACCAGGCCGAGGCCGGCGCCGTTGATGCCGCAGCGGTCATGGCAACGGCGCGGGAGCTGTTTTCACCAGCGCGGCTCAATCTTGTGGCCGTGGGGCCGGTGAAGGCGGCGGTGAAGCGGGAGATTGCCGCCATAATCAAGCGGTATGAGGCGGATTTCCGGGAATTATCCTAA
- a CDS encoding BCAM0308 family protein: protein MATPRGTGRFGVEEHGKRTARSTDVYMPAEGKEEAAVCTGCKAIFQGKRWFSEGDDGAKLPAGHLPGKVVCPACQRIKDGNPAGVITLSGDYLIQHEEVILNAVKNIEAKARAKNPLARIMRIDQEGKILTICTTHEKLAEKLGKEIYKSHSGKLGFQWSEDESFVRVNWTR, encoded by the coding sequence ATGGCAACTCCACGGGGAACAGGACGGTTCGGCGTTGAGGAGCATGGCAAGAGAACGGCGCGCAGCACCGATGTCTACATGCCTGCCGAAGGGAAGGAAGAAGCTGCCGTATGCACCGGGTGCAAGGCTATCTTCCAGGGGAAGCGCTGGTTCAGCGAGGGTGACGACGGGGCGAAGCTCCCTGCCGGCCACTTGCCGGGCAAGGTGGTCTGCCCCGCATGCCAGCGGATTAAGGACGGCAATCCCGCCGGAGTCATCACCCTTTCCGGCGACTACCTCATCCAGCATGAAGAGGTCATCCTGAACGCCGTTAAGAACATCGAGGCGAAAGCGCGGGCCAAGAACCCCCTGGCCAGGATCATGAGAATCGACCAGGAGGGAAAAATCCTCACCATTTGCACGACCCACGAAAAACTGGCGGAAAAGCTGGGAAAAGAAATCTATAAATCCCACAGCGGTAAGCTGGGCTTCCAGTGGAGCGAAGACGAGAGTTTCGTCCGGGTGAACTGGACGCGCTGA